Proteins found in one Coffea eugenioides isolate CCC68of chromosome 5, Ceug_1.0, whole genome shotgun sequence genomic segment:
- the LOC113771521 gene encoding putative disease resistance protein At1g50180 codes for MADPVISLVIGRIVDLLNKNSVFLKDVERQVEKLKVDLVWMRCFLKDAEQRQDEDARIRNWVSLVRAAAYDAEDVIEIFASKVESIKDKGFVTRLAYYPWRNVSLNKIGKEIESLQTRLDDIAASREKFGIKNLGEGTSTHGEELQRIRRSVEDKDIVGFEEKTKSLVAELLKEDKNRRLVSIVGMGGAGKTTLAKKVYNHADVRTRFDCRAWVCVSSSYNHKETLRTIIKQLNPITNELLDMLEKMQEQDLEERLRQDLQDKRYLVVLDDVWKEEAWDCLAGAFPDVNASSRLLLTSRNREVAQHADALSHPCELKTLGEEDSWQLFLKMALGHGANAGCPPDLEEVGREITRRCDGLPLAITVIGGLLVAKKKLKSEWEKVLNNFSTYLSRSQSFCFINVPLKIEGLRNLQTLSRIRFDDIMHNKMITLTSLQKLGIWVDERSDIDKLCMHLSEVGSLKTLHLYYYDGSDWPALGGLSKLHHVTELKLSGRALRMLPPDFPPNLSRLSLELRLLEDDPMPVLEKLGQLSFLKITGYGYLGRQLAISRHGFHQLKFLELSDLNLGEIKVEKGALPQLQCLRIRYCFKLKKLPEELKHISTLDTLELVGMREDFISGLDADLVSSVPNLRIF; via the exons ATGGCTGACCCTGTTATCTCTCTTGTCATTGGGAGAATTGTTGATCTGCTGAATAAAAACTCTGTTTTTCTGAAAGATGTTGAACGACAAGTTGAGAAACTCAAAGTTGATCTGGTCTGGATGCGGTGTTTCCTGAAGGATGCAGAACAGAGGCAAGATGAAGATGCGAGGATCCGCAACTGGGTTTCTTTAGTCAGAGCTGCGGCCTACGATGCGGAGGATGTCATTGAGATCTTTGCCAGCAAAGTTGAAAGTATAAAAGATAAGGGATTTGTGACTAGATTGGCATATTATCCCTGGCGGAATGTGAGCCTTAACAAGATCGGTAAAGAGATTGAGTCCTTACAGACAAGGCTCGATGACATAGCCGCTAGCCGCGAAAAGTTTGGtataaaaaatcttggagaggGGACGAGTACACATGGAGAAGAGCTTCAACGGATCCGGCGATCGGTTGAGGACAAGGATATAGTGGGCTTCGAGGAGAAAACAAAATCCCTGGTGGCAGAACTTTTGAAAGAGGACAAAAACCGCCGTCTGGTTTCAATCGTCGGCATGGGAGGTGCTGGTAAGACAACTCTAGCCAAAAAAGTTTATAACCATGCTGATGTCAGGACAAGATTCGATTGCCGTGCTTGGGTCTGCGTCTCTTCAAGCTACAATCACAAAGAGACGCTGAGGACAATCATAAAGCAATTAAATCCGATAACTAATGAGCTACTTGACATGTTGGAAAAGATGCAGGAGCAGGACTTGGAAGAAAGGCTCCGTCAAGATCTACAAGACAAGCGTTATCTTGTGGTGCTTGATGATGTATGGAAGGAAGAAGCGTGGGATTGTCTTGCTGGGGCCTTTCCTGATGTTAATGCATCAAGTAGACTGCTACTTACAAGTCGCAATCGGGAGGTTGCCCAACACGCAGATGCTCTTAGCCACCCGTGTGAGTTGAAAACTCTGGGGGAGGAAGACAGCTGGCAGTTGTTTCTCAAAATGGCCTTAGGCCATGGAGCTAATGCTGGGTGTCCTCCGGATTTGGAAGAAGTAGGCAGAGAGATTACAAGAAGATGTGATGGTCTGCCGCTGGCCATCACGGTTATAGGTGGGCTGCTAGTGGCAAAGAAAAAGTTGAAGAGTGAATGGGAGAAAGTTCTCAACAACTTCAGCACATACCTGTCAAGGAGCCAGA GTTTCTGTTTCATTAATGTGCCTCTTAAGATTGAAGGATTGAGGAATCTCCAGACTCTGTCCCGCATACGCTTTGATGACATTATGCACAATAAGATGATAACTCTGACAAGTCTTCAGAAACTGGGGATTTGGGTGGATGAAAGGTCAGACATAGACAAACTCTGCATGCATTTATCTGAGGTTGGAAGCCTAAAGACGCTACATCTTTATTATTATGATGGTAGCGACTGGCCAGCTCTAGGTGGACTTTCTAAGCTCCATCATGTAACAGAGCTCAAGCTATCCGGGAGGGCTTTGAGAATGCTGCCTCCTGATTTCCCTCCAAATCTCTCTCGCTTGTCTTTGGAGTTAAGATTACTCGAGGATGACCCAATGCCAGTGCTAGAGAAGTTGGGACAGCTGTCGTTCCTCAAAATAACGGGTTATGGATATTTGGGACGACAGCTGGCCATTTCTAGGCATGGGTTTCACCAATTGAAATTCCTTGAGCTCAGTGACCTAAACTTGGGTGAAATAAAGGTGGAGAAAGGTGCATTGCCACAGCTCCAGTGCCTGAGAATCAGGTACTGCTTTAAATTAAAGAAGTTGCCGGAAGAGCTGAAGCACATATCTACTCTCGATACGCTTGAGCTTGTGGGCATGCGAGAAGATTTCATCAGTGGGCTTGATGCGGACCTGGTATCCAGTGTCCCTAACCTCAGAATATTTTGA
- the LOC113771522 gene encoding putative disease resistance RPP13-like protein 3, with product MADPVISLVIGRIVDLLNKNSVFLKDVERQVEKLKDDLVWMRCFLKDAEQRQDEDARIRNWVSLVRAAAYDAEDVIEIFASKVEFFTKDKGLVTKLTYYPLKIVNRYKIGKEIKSLQMRLNDMETSRDKYGLKNLGEGTSTHGEELQRIRRSVEDKDIVGFEEKTKSLVAELLKEDKNRRLVSIVGMGGAGKTTLAKKVYNHADVRTRFDCRAWVCVSSSYNHKETLRTIIKQLNPITNELLDMLEKMQEQDLEERLRQDLQDKRYLVVLDDVWKEEAWDCLAGAFPDVNASSRLLLTSRNLEVAQHADALSHPCELKTLGQEDSWQLFLKMALGHGANAGCPPDLEEVGREITRRCNGLLLAITVIGGLLVAKKKLKSEWEKVLNNFSTYLSRSQSGVLAILELSYADLSPKLKFCFSYLGLFPEDHVISVRKLIRMWVTEGIIQKRDAKNLEETAAYDVEQLCSRNMVQVAETTVDERIRSCRVHDLLRELAIRKAEDENFFQIHDTRDDEISAQSRYLAVHSLPLDKNSFGSSTPPLRSLLLFNVHDYRENISLIFKSFRKLRILDFENVGMGYNLPKGIGELRLLRYLNLRDTYIRKLPHSVGCLRYLQTLDIRTHAPVKVSNIIWKLESLRHLYAYDMECDVPLKIEGLRNLQTLSGIPFEDVMHNNMITLTSLQKLEIWVDDRSEIDKLCVHLSEVGSLKKLHLYFRGLPQSLAGLSKLHHVTGLKLSGSGMLPPDFPPNLSRLSLNHTFFRNDPMPVLEKLGQLQFLKIEVAYEGPQHMVISRHGFHQLKFLVLSRIYDLDEIKVEEGALPQLQCLRIRECRKLRKLPEELKHVPSLDALELVSMPKDFISGLDADLVSSVPNLRIFDSLKKRSRHLYFAHRMEAMSCGD from the coding sequence ATGGCTGACCCTGTTATCTCTCTTGTCATTGGGAGAATTGTTGATCTGCTGAATAAAAATTCTGTTTTTCTGAAAGATGTTGAACGACAAGTTGAGAAACTCAAAGATGATCTGGTCTGGATGCGGTGTTTCCTGAAGGATGCAGAACAGAGGCAAGATGAAGATGCGAGGATCCGCAACTGGGTTTCTTTAGTCAGAGCTGCTGCCTACGATGCGGAGGATGTCATTGAGATCTTTGCCAGCAAAGTTGAGTTCTTCACAAAGGACAAGGGACTCGTCACCAAATTGACGTATTATCCCTTGAAAATTGTGAACCGCTACAAGATAGGCAAAGAGATTAAATCCTTACAGATGAGGCTCAATGACATGGAGACGAGCCGTGACAAATACggtttaaaaaatcttggagaggGGACGAGTACACATGGAGAAGAGCTTCAACGGATCCGGCGATCGGTTGAGGACAAGGATATAGTGGGCTTCGAGGAGAAAACAAAATCCCTGGTGGCAGAACTTTTGAAAGAGGACAAAAACCGCCGTCTGGTTTCAATCGTCGGCATGGGAGGTGCTGGTAAGACAACTCTAGCCAAAAAAGTTTATAACCATGCTGATGTCAGGACAAGATTCGATTGCCGTGCTTGGGTCTGCGTCTCTTCAAGCTACAATCACAAAGAGACGTTGAGGACAATCATAAAGCAATTAAATCCGATAACTAATGAGCTACTTGACATGTTGGAAAAGATGCAGGAGCAGGACTTGGAAGAAAGGCTCCGTCAAGATCTACAAGACAAGCGTTATCTTGTGGTGCTTGATGATGTATGGAAGGAAGAAGCGTGGGATTGTCTTGCTGGGGCCTTTCCTGATGTTAATGCATCAAGTAGACTGCTACTTACAAGTCGCAATCTGGAGGTTGCCCAACACGCAGATGCTCTTAGCCACCCGTGTGAGTTGAAAACTTTGGGGCAGGAAGACAGCTGGCAGTTGTTTCTCAAAATGGCCTTAGGCCATGGAGCTAATGCTGGGTGTCCTCCGGATTTGGAAGAAGTAGGCAGAGAGATTACAAGAAGATGTAATGGTCTGCTGCTGGCCATCACGGTTATAGGTGGGCTGCTAGTGGCAAAGAAAAAGTTGAAGAGTGAATGGGAGAAAGTTCTCAACAACTTCAGCACATACCTGTCAAGGAGCCAGAGTGGGGTATTAGCAATTCTGGAATTAAGTTATGCAGACCTTTCTCCCAAACTGAAATTTTGCTTTTCGTATTTGGGTTTGTTTCCAGAAGACCACGTGATTTCTGTGCGCAAGTTGATCCGTATGTGGGTTACTGAGGGAATAATCCAGAAAAGAGATGCAAAAAATTTGGAGGAAACTGCAGCATATGATGTAGAACAACTTTGTAGCAGGAATATGGTCCAAGTGGCAGAAACGACTGTTGATGAGAGGATTAGAAGCTGCAGAGTCCATGATTTGCTGCGAGAGCTTGCAATCAGAAAGGCAgaggatgaaaatttttttcagaTCCATGACACCAGAGATGATGAAATATCAGCCCAATCCAGGTACCTTGCTGTTCATAGTCTCCCTCTGGATAAAAATTCTTTTGGGTCTTCGACCCCTCCTCTCCGGTCTCTACTTCTTTTCAATGTCCACGATTACAGGGAAAACATTAGTCTTATCTTCAAAAGTTTCAGAAAGCTGAGGATACTAGACTTTGAGAATGTTGGGATGGGTTATAATTTGCCAAAAGGAATTGGTGAACTCAGGCTTCTAAGGTACCTCAATTTAAGAGACACATACATTAGAAAGCTCCCTCATTCCGTCGGTTGCTTGAGATACCTACAAACTCTTGACATACGGACCCATGCCCCAGTGAAAGTTTCAAATATCatttggaagcttgaaagtttaCGGCATCTATATGCTTATGATATGGAATGTGATGTGCCTCTTAAGATTGAAGGGTTGAGGAATCTCCAGACTCTGTCAGGCATACCCTTTGAGGACGTTATGCACAATAACATGATAACTCTGACAAGTCTTCAGAAACTGGAGATTTGGGTGGATGACAGGTCAGAAATAGACAAACTCTGCGTGCATTTATCTGAGGTTGGAAGCCTAAAGAAGCTACATCTTTATTTTAGAGGGCTGCCACAATCTCTAGCTGGACTTTCTAAGCTCCATCATGTAACAGGGCTTAAGCTATCCGGGTCGGGAATGCTGCCTCCTGATTTTCCTCCAAATCTCTCTCGCTTGTCTTTGAATCACACATTCTTCAGGAATGACCCAATGCCAGTACTGGAGAAGTTGGGACAGCTGCAGTTCCTCAAAATCGAAGTTGCATATGAGGGACCACAGCATATGGTCATTTCTAGGCACGGGTTTCACCAATTGAAATTCCTTGTGCTCAGCCGCATATATGATTTGGATGAAATAAAGGTGGAGGAAGGTGCATTGCCACAGCTCCAGTGCCTGAGAATCAGGGAGTGCCGTAAGTTACGGAAGTTGCCGGAAGAGCTGAAGCACGTACCTAGTCTTGATGCGCTTGAGCTTGTGTCCATGCCGAAAGATTTCATCAGTGGGCTTGATGCGGACCTGGTATCCAGTGTCCCTAACCTCAGAATATTTGACTCGCTGAAGAAAAGAAGTCGGCATTTGTATTTCGCGCATAGAATGGAAGCTATGTCGTGTGgtgattaa
- the LOC113771520 gene encoding disease resistance protein RPP8-like, whose amino-acid sequence MADPVISLVVERTGDLLVQKFVFLKGVRRQVERLKNDLVRMRCFLGDAGQRQHEDERIRNWVSEIRAAAYDAEDVIEIFASKVELFTKDKGLVTKLTYYPLKIVNLYKIGKEIESLRMRLKEIADSRVEYGIKNLGEGMTTHGEELQRLRRSSPFNEDRDIVGFEEKTKSLVAELLKEDKSRRVVSIVGMGGAGKTTLAKKVYNHADVKERFNCRAWVCVSSSYDHKKILRSIIKQLNPKDDKLYEMLEKMEEEELEERLYQDLQDKCYLVVLDDVWKEVAWDCLSRRAFPDVGTSSRLLLTSRNREVAVHADALSIPHELKSLGQEDSWQLFLKEALGHGANAGWPPDLEGVGREIARRCAGLPLAITVIGGLLLRKKKSKTEWEKVLNNFSAYISRSQSEAGAISEAGAILELSYADLPANLKFCFLYLGLFPEDSVISVRKLIHMWVAEGIMQKRDAKNLEETAAYDEVERLCSRNMVQVAEMTVDDRIKSCRVHDLLRDLAIRKAEDENFFQIHDTRDDEISAKSRYLAVHSLPLDKNYFGSSTPPLRSLLFFNIRENISLIFKSFRKLRILDFENVRMYSNLPKGIGEVRLLRYLNLRGTAIRRLPHSVGCLRNLQTLDIRRNLQTLDIRSFDCLRNREVKVSNFIWKLESLRHLYADEMECDVPLKIEGLRNLQTLSGIRFEDVMHNNMITLTSLQKLGIVVDERSETDKLCMHLSEVESLKTLHLYHSGGSEWPSLAGLSKLHHVTELKLITAPFAWTTLPPDFPPNLSRLSLNHTLLRNDPMPVLEKLGQLLFLKMNFAYEGPQLVISRHGFHQLKFLELSRLLGLHEIKVEEGALPQLQCLRIR is encoded by the exons ATGGCTGACCCTGTTATCTCTCTTGTTGTTGAGAGAACTGGTGATCTGCTGGTtcaaaaatttgttttcctGAAAGGTGTTCGACGACAAGTTGAGAGACTCAAAAATGATCTGGTCCGGATGCGGTGTTTCCTGGGAGATGCTGGTCAGAGGCAACATGAAGATGAGAGGATCCGCAACTGGGTTTCTGAAATCAGAGCTGCGGCCTACGATGCGGAGGATGTCATTGAAATCTTCGCCAGCAAAGTTGAGCTCTTCACAAAGGACAAGGGACTCGTCACCAAATTGACGTATTATCCCTTGAAAATTGTGAACCTCTACAAGATTGGTAAAGAAATCGAATCCTTACGGATGAGGCTCAAGGAGATTGCTGATAGCCGCGTAGAGTACGGTATCAAAAATCTTGGAGAGGGGATGACTACACATGGAGAAGAGCTTCAACGGCTCCGGCGGTCTTCTCCTTTCAACGAGGACAGGGATATAGTGGGCTTCGAGGAGAAAACAAAATCCCTGGTGGCAGAACTTTTGAAAGAGGACAAAAGCCGCCGTGTGGTTTCAATCGTCGGTATGGGAGGTGCTGGTAAGACAACTCTAGCCAAAAAGGTTTATAACCATGCTGATGTCAAGGAGAGATTCAACTGTCGTGCTTGGGTATGTGTCTCTTCAAGCTATGATCACAAAAAGATACTGAGATCAATCATAAAGCAATTAAATCCAAAGGATGACAAGCTATATGAAATGTTGGAAAAGATGGAAGAGGAAGAGTTGGAAGAAAGGCTCTATCAAGATCTACAAGACAAATGTTATCTTGTGGTACTTGATGATGTATGGAAGGAAGTAGCGTGGGATTGTCTATCCAGGAGGGCATTTCCTGATGTTGGCACATCAAGTAGATTGCTGCTTACAAGTCGCAATCGGGAAGTTGCCGTACACGCAGATGCTCTTAGCATCCCACATGAGTTGAAAAGTTTGGGACAGGAAGACAGCTGGCAGTTGTTTCTCAAAGAGGCCTTAGGTCATGGAGCTAATGCTGGGTGGCCTCCGGATTTGGAAGGAGTAGGCAGAGAGATTGCAAGGAGATGTGCCGGTCTGCCACTGGCCATAACGGTTATAGGTGGCCTGCTACTGCGCAAGAAAAAGTCGAAGACTGAATGGGAGAAAGTTCTCAACAACTTTAGCGCATACATATCAAGGAGCCAGAGTGAAGCAGGGGCAATTAGTGAAGCAGGGGCAATTCTGGAATTAAGTTATGCAGACCTTCCTGccaatctgaaattttgcttTTTGTATTTGGGTTTGTTTCCTGAGGACTCCGTGATTTCTGTGCGCAAGTTGATCCATATGTGGGTTGCAGAGGGAATAATGCAGAAAAGAGATGCAAAAAATTTGGAGGAAACTGCAGCATATGATGAAGTGGAACGACTTTGTAGCAGAAATATGGTCCAAGTGGCGGAAATGACTGTTGATGATAGGATTAAAAGCTGTAGAGTCCATGATTTGCTGCGAGACCTTGCAATCAGGAAGGCAgaggatgaaaatttttttcagaTCCATGACACCAGAGATGATGAAATATCAGCCAAATCCAGGTACCTTGCTGTTCATAGTCTCCCTCTggataaaaattattttgggtCTTCGACCCCTCCTCTCCGGTCTCTGCTTTTTTTCAATATCCGGGAAAACATTAGTCTTATCTTCAAAAGTTTCAGAAAGCTTAGGATACTAGACTTTGAGAATGTTAGGATGTACTCTAATTTGCCAAAAGGAATCGGTGAAGTCAGGCTTCTAAGGTACCTCAATTTAAGAGGCACAGCCATTAGAAGGCTCCCTCATTCCGTCGGTTGCTTGCGAAACCTACAAACTCTTGACATACGGAGAAACCTACAAACTCTTGACATACGGAGCTTTGATTGCTTGCGAAACCGGGAAGTGaaagtttcaaatttcatttggaagcttgaaagtttaCGGCATCTATATGCGGATGAGATGGAATGTGATGTGCCTCTTAAGATTGAAGGATTGAGGAATCTCCAGACTCTGTCAGGCATACGCTTTGAGGACGTTATGCACAATAACATGATAACTTTGACAAGCCTTCAGAAACTGGGGATTGTAGTGGATGAAAGGTCAGAGACAGACAAACTCTGCATGCATTTATCTGAGGTTGAAAGCCTAAAGACCTTACATCTTTATCATAGTGGAGGAAGCGAGTGGCCATCTCTAGCTGGACTTTCTAAGCTCCATCATGTAACAGAGCTTAAGCTAATCACTGCGCCGTTTGCTTGGACAACGCTGCCTCCTGATTTTCCTCCAAATCTCTCTCGCTTGTCTTTGAATCACACATTACTTAGGAATGACCCAATGCCAGTACTGGAGAAGTTGGGACAGCTGTTGTTCCTCAAAATGAACTTTGCATATGAGGGACCACAGCTAGTCATTTCTAGGCATGGGTTTCACCAATTGAAATTCCTTGAGCTCAGCCGCCTACTTGGTTTGCATGAAATAAAGGTGGAGGAAGGTGCATTGCCACAGCTCCAGTGCCTGAGAATCAG ATAG
- the LOC113771523 gene encoding F-box/kelch-repeat protein At3g06240-like — protein MEFAWKTGERKLTVESDTKVSIQLSKEASKDCPHHNLIRKAQEWLKKDGNASWCHVWRESNSCADHLAKNEPKFASRIIGVKSPPFSIMLLLCFDIRGKSVGKFRSVSKSWRSLLSDPVFIKAHFDLHLHHPQKFILSSSPPTEKSTLSILSFNPTGSADNDGISKKLTLLENKLTGATIIGSCNGLVLVSKFKRRSRDTKYYLINPTTMELVGIPVNPLAPWARRGGIGFGYDRSNDDYKIVMFFGSDKVNNDAYLDVFSLTSGTWRRIDVLCDRPADVKGVFLNGAVHWLGECDGSLIMSFDLSSEEFKPLPGPSSPPEDSFFDRIEVFGGCLAVVAFTGYSTEVSLNRGFYMDVWMMKEYGVQESWTKYRPNTHPDTCLSLPVCLLGDDDLVLHVHQSLHKLVVHSLTGETKRDMSVTGIGNAFRDVKGFCESLVSPIFYSQKWNQHKLGV, from the exons ATGGAATTTGCATGGAAGACAGGGGAAAGAAAACTGACAGTTGAATCAGACACAAAAGTGAGCATACAACTGTCAAAGGAAGCCTCCAAGGATTGCCCTCACCACAACCTGATCAGAAAGGCGCAAGAATGGTTGAAGAAGGATGGGAATGCCAGCTGGTGCCATGTTTGGAGGGAGAGCAACTCCTGTGCAGATCATCTAGCTAAAAATGAGCCTAAATTTGCCTCCAGGATTATCGGAGTCAAGAGCCCACCATTTTCAATTATGTTGTTGCTGTGTTTTGATATCAGAG GAAAATCCGTCGGCAAATTCAGGAGCGTTTCGAAGTCATGGCGTTCTCTTCTCTCCGACCCTGTATTCATCAAAGCCCACTTCGATCTCCACCTCCATCACCCCCAAAAATTTATCCTCTCTTCTTCTCCTCCCACAGAAAAATCAACTTTGTCCATCCTATCTTTCAACCCCACTGGCAGCGCTGACAACGATGGCATTTCAAAAAAGCTCACGCTTCTAGAGAACAAATTGACCGGCGCCACTATTATCGGTTCTTGCAATGGGTTggtcttagtttcaaaattcaaGAGGAGGAGTCGCGATACTAAGTACTATTTGATAAACCCCACAACCATGGAGCTCGTGGGAATACCCGTGAACCCTTTGGCTCCGTGGGCTCGTCGAGGTGGGATTGGTTTCGGTTATGATAGATCTAATGATGACTATAAAATCGTCATGTTTTTTGGGAGTGACAAGGTTAACAACGATGCTTATCTCGATGTTTTTAGTCTGACGAGCGGAACTTGGAGGAGAATCGATGTTCTGTGTGATCGTCCTGCTGATGTTAAAGGGGTGTTTCTGAACGGTGCTGTACATTGGTTGGGGGAGTGTGATGGTTCACTGATTATGTCTTTCGATTTGAGTTCTGAGGAATTTAAGCCTCTGCCTGGGCCTTCTTCTCCTCCCGAAGATTCTTTTTTCGATCGTATTGAAGTTTTTGGTGGATGTCTAGCAGTGGTTGCCTTCACGGGTTATTCTACTGAAGTTTCGTTGAATAGGGGTTTTTATATGGATGTTTGGATGATGAAGGAGTATGGTGTTCAAGAATCTTGGACCAAGTATAGACCTAATACGCACCCCGATACGTGTCTTTCTTTACCTGTTTGCCTATTGGGGGATGATGATCTTGTTCTGCATGTGCATCAGAGTTTGCACAAACTTGTTGTGCACAGTCTGACAGGAGAAACTAAGAGGGACATGTCGGTGACTGGCATTGGAAATGCGTTTAGGGATGTAAAGGGCTTTTGCGAAAGTCTTGTATCGCCTATTTTCTACAGTCAGAAATGGAACCAACATAAACTGGGGGTTTGA